In one Nicotiana sylvestris chromosome 8, ASM39365v2, whole genome shotgun sequence genomic region, the following are encoded:
- the LOC138875544 gene encoding uncharacterized protein has protein sequence MDALPNFEEGQSAYRPPRFNGQYYGWWKIRMYDFIMAEDSKLWDVICDGLYIPIKALAELPFLMPKTRKEYTDADKKAVEKTFRAKKILVCGIGPNEYNRMMKDDESILDMHTRFTSIINELHSLGETIPRNKLLRKILSILPGSWESKVNAITEAKDL, from the exons ATGGATGCTctaccaaattttgaagaaggtcaatctgcgtacagaccacccaggttcaatgggcaatactatgggtggtggaagatAAGAATGtatgattttatcatggctgaggattctAAGTTGTGGGATGTCATATGTGATGGTCTTTACATCCCAATAAAGGCACTTGCAGAACTTCCATTCTTAATGCCAAAAACTAGAAAAGAATACACCGATGCAGACAAGAAAGCTGTGGAGAAAACGTTTCGTGCCAAAAAGATTTTGGTATGTGGAATAGGACCTAATGAATACAATAGAAT GATGAAGGACGATGAATCTATTCtagatatgcacacaagattcacctctatcataaatgagttacactcacttggtgaaaccATTCCTAGGAATAAGCTACTGAGGAAAATTCTTAGTATCCTGCCCGGttcttgggaaagcaaggtgaatgctattactgaagCAAAGGACCTGTAG
- the LOC138875543 gene encoding secreted RxLR effector protein 161-like, with the protein MEASKVIDTPIAMAIRLDMDETGSPINQTMYRGFIGSLLYLTASIPDIIFNVGLCVRFQSNPKESHLKAAKRILRYLKGTQDLVLYYPSGDSFNLIGYDDADYASYLVDMKGTSGMTHFLGSCLISWGRRKQNLVAFSTAEVEYVAAASYCAQLLWIKQQMEDFVVFTKCVPLLCDNTSALNMTNNPVQHKRTKHIDVRHHFLRDNVEKGLISMKFYSTEDQIADIFTKALSRKHFERNRVKLGLLKPN; encoded by the coding sequence atggaagcatcaaaagtaatagacactcccattgcaatGGCTattcgactggacatggatgaaacagGATCTCCTATAAATCAAACTATGTATAGAGGCTttattgggtctcttctctatctcacTGCCAGCATACCTGATATTATCTTCAATGTGGGGCTATGTGtgaggtttcaatcaaatcccaaggaatctcatttgaaggctgctaaaagaattttgagataccTTAAGGGTACACAAGACCTAGTCCTGTATTACccctcaggtgacagttttaatctcATTGGATATGATGATGCTGACTATGCAAGTTATCTTGTAGACATGAAAGGCACTTCTGGAATGACTCACTTTTTGGgatcatgtctcatctcttggGGAAGAAGGAAGCAAAACTTAGTGGCTTTTTCAACAGCTGAAGTAGAATATGTAGCTGCAGCATCCTACTGTGCTCAACTCCTATGGATTAAGCAGCAAATGGAGGATTTTGTGGTGTTTACTAAGTGTGTGCCTCTTCTATGTGATAACACTAGCGCACTCAACATGACCAATaatccagttcaacacaaaagaaCCAAGCACATAGATGTGAGACATCATTTTCTGAGGGACAATGTAGAGAAAGGGCTGATTAGTATGAAGTTCTATAGTACAGAAGAccaaattgcagatatcttcaccaaagcattgAGTCGgaaacattttgaaagaaatagggTGAAGCTGGGGCTATTGAAgcccaattga